One region of Culex pipiens pallens isolate TS chromosome 2, TS_CPP_V2, whole genome shotgun sequence genomic DNA includes:
- the LOC120418196 gene encoding uncharacterized protein LOC120418196, translated as MERVFQCPLCEECFESIICLENHLGDVHKRSNLAELIAATYAGESESVSVITSQPVATNLQNCDSQIEISQEVPSENDQDDFDCCGCCFGDGGEGNAEDCQSTGQQDGGGWLSSGEADGGGGSCD; from the exons ATGGAGCGCGTCTTTCAGTGTCCTCTGTGTGAGGAATGTTTCGAGTCCATAATTTGCCTGGAAAACCATCTTGGAGATGTTCACAAACGGTCAAATCTTGCGGAATTGATTGCCGCTACATATGCAGGTGAATCCGAGTCCGTGTCGGTGATAACTTCGCAACCG GTCGCCACCAACTTGCAAAACTGTGATAGTCAAATCGAGATCAGCCAGGAAGTCCCCTCCGAAAACGATCAAGACGATTTCGATTGCTGTGGATGCTGCTTTGGAGATGGTGGCGAGGGCAATGCTGAAGACTGTCAGTCGACCGGTCAGCAAGATGGAGGTGGATGGTTGTCTAGCGGAGAAGCCGATGGTGGGGGAGGTTCTTGTGAttag
- the LOC120418200 gene encoding uncharacterized protein LOC120418200 — MDLNFKCPLCETYFDAQDDLQDHVKAAHTSYYYDTYLVPPMIIGLPDPVGVVAPVTVITTEPVGSPDVVIEPVVVDDGCDCCGCCSCCSDQPASSAVDGGDGCCDCCGGTDAGGGGDCGDCDCDCDCVIM, encoded by the exons ATGGATTTAAACTTCAAGTGTCCACTCTGTGAGACGTACTTCGACGCGCAGGATGACCTCCAGGATCACGTGAAGGCAGCGCATACGTCCTACTACTACGATACCTATCTGGTGCCGCCGATGATCATCGGTCTTCCGGATCCCGTGGGGGTCGTGGCACCTGTCACGGTCATCACAACCGAACCG GTCGGTAGCCCGGATGTCGTCATCGAACCCGTGGTGGTGGACGATGGTTGTGATTGCTGCGGGTGCTGTTCGTGTTGTTCCGACCAACCCGCTAGTTCCGCGGTGGATGGTGGCGATGGATGCTGCGACTGTTGTGGCGGAACGGacgctggtggtggtggtgactgTGGGGATTGTGACTGCGATTGTGACTGTGTGATTATGTAG